In a single window of the Osmerus eperlanus chromosome 4, fOsmEpe2.1, whole genome shotgun sequence genome:
- the b4galnt1a gene encoding beta-1,4 N-acetylgalactosaminyltransferase 1a, with translation MSRPTARKALLSILALAVLIYALHSWNLSTDVLVNERPELVIKTFLFKKLHKPVEEHDNIPFHVKGTVASRLKQDTCVCKRDESIQVPFADWLFPRMWSHNFLSSVQDSEVKNRRTQEYERFQKRSSSALDLLIIAEANSPLQYPTQGLEVRPLKTIIIPGLGLKELPKDIYMVNLTATMGTFDVAATVDAVFITGAGQMHISMSSRHLPNLNRQLQFVTYTNTVFHPRTADILQMETHGHHSVFTITVGHVITPKLVKPAFKEEVSGISSLVTIATKTFLRYDKLQDLIDSIRQYYPDIVIVVADDNEEPQPVKGPHIEHYTMPYLKGWFAGRNLAISQVTTKYVLWVDDDFIFSANTKLEKMVDILERTTLDLVGGAVMEATGYTATFRHTISVEEGGQDGDCLHIRRGYHHTIEGYPNCVVADGVINFFMARTDKARQVGFDPRLARAAHLEFFVDGLGSLHIGSCSDVVVSHASKIKLPWGKSESEKAYAKFRYSPSNNTGSDFYYFKSRFQCMTSE, from the exons ATGAGTAGGCCTACTGCCCGCAAGGCCCTGCTGTCTATTCTGGCTCTTGCCGTATTGATTTATGCCCTCCATTCATGGAACTTGTCGACTGACGTCCTAGTTAATGAACGCCCAGAACTGGTCATCAAGACTTTTCTATTTAAGAAGCTTCATAAACCGGTGGAAGAACATGATAATATCCCCTTCCATGTCAAGGGAACTGTGGCAAG TCGTCTGAAGCAGGATACGTGCGTATGCAAGAGGGATGAAAGCATCCAAGTGCCATTCGCTGACTGGCTGTTTCCCCGTATGTGGTCACACAACTTCCTGTCCTCCGTCCAGGACTCAGAGGTGAAGAATCGCAGGACACAGGAGTATGAACGTTTCCAGAAGAG GTCCTCCAGCGCTCTAGACCTTCTTATCATAGCAGAGGCTAACAGTCCTCTCCAGTACCCTACTCAGGGGCTGGAGGTACGACCCCTCAAGACTATCATCATCCCTG GGCTGGGTCTGAAGGAACTGCCTAAAGACATATACATG GTGAATTTGACTGCCACCATGGGTACGTTTGATGTGGCTGCCACAGTGGATGCAGTTTTCATCACAGGGGCGGGGCAAATGCACATAAGCATGTCCAGTAGACATCTTCCGAATTTGAACCGACAGCTTCAGTTTGtcacctacacaaacactgtgttCCACCCCAGGACAGCAGACATAC TTCAGATGGAAACCCATGGACACCACTCAGTCTTTACAATCACTGTTGGACATGTCATCACCCCAAAACTCGTGAAACCAGCCTTCAAAGAAGAAG TATCTGGTATCAGTTCCCTTGTCACCATCGCTACCAAGACCTTCCTGCGCTATGATAAATTACAGGACTTGATTGACAGCATACGGCAGTACTACCCTGACATTGTCATAGTGGTCGCCGACGACAACGAGGAGCCCCAGCCAGTCAAGGGCCCCCACATAGAGCATTACACCATGCCATATTTAAAG GGCTGGTTTGCTGGTAGAAACCTAGCCATCTCCCAGGTGACCACCAAGTACGTGCTATGGGTGGATGATGACTTCATCTTCTCTGCTAACACAAAGCTGGAGAAGATGGTGGACATCTTGGAGAGAACCACCTTGGACCTG GTGGGCGGTGCGGTGATGGAGGCGACCGGGTACACTGCCACCTTCCGCCACACCATCTCTGTGGAAGAAGGTGGCCAAGATGGGGACTGCTTACACATAAGGCGGGGCTACCACCACACCATTGAGGGCTATCCCAACTGCGTGGTCGCAGACGGCGTCATCAATTTCTTCATGGCGAGGACGGACAAGGCGAGGCAGGTGGGCTTCGACCCCCGTCTGGCACGAGCGGCTCATCTGG agTTTTTTGTTGACGGGCTGGGCTCTCTTCACATTGGCTCCTGCAGCGACGTTGTGGTGAGCCACGCTTCAAAGATCAAGTTGCCGTGGGGCAAATCGGAGAGTGAAAAGGCCTATGCCAAGTTCCGCTATTCCCCCTCTAATAACACCGGGAGTGACTTCTACTACTTCAAGAGCCGGTTCCAGTGCATGACTAGTGAATAA